One Salvelinus namaycush isolate Seneca chromosome 4, SaNama_1.0, whole genome shotgun sequence genomic window carries:
- the LOC120045735 gene encoding splicing factor 3B subunit 5-like: MTDNIHSQLEHLQSKYIGTGYADTRKWEWLVNQHRDSYCSYMGHFDLLNYFSVAEKESKARVRFNLILWPTFGKT, from the coding sequence ATGACAGACAACATTCACAGCCAGTTGGAGCATCTTCAATCTAAATACATTGGAACAGGCTATGCGGACACCAGGAAGTGGGAGTGGTTGGTGAACCAACATCGGGACTCATACTGTTCATATATGGGTCACTTTGATCTGTTGAATTACTTCTCTGTTGCTGAGAAAGAGAGCAAAGCCCGAGTGCGCTTCAATCTCATCCTGTGGCCCACCTTCGGAAAAACCTGA